A genome region from Brooklawnia propionicigenes includes the following:
- a CDS encoding aminopeptidase P family protein codes for MANGEKATLTNRQSPFSDAFKQFICEGWAPYSSEPPAPLPGAVAAAAHRKKLSAIYPGERLIIPAGSLKPRSNDCDYPFRPHSAFTWLTGLGTDREPDAVLVMEPAAGGHTSTLYFHPRVPRTDEEFYGNPRYGEMWVGQRESLDEMAALGQLRTANIDELEPALQKMASQTPTRMLRETDPSLANKLDAWRGRGDREDAELVVTLSELRLIKDDFEVAQLRQACQATAVGFEAVVRELPNALAKPRGERWVEGVFGLHARHQGNAVGYDTIAASGDHANTLHWIRNDGDLHDGDLLLMDAGVELDSLFTADVTRTMPVNGRFTDAQRKVYDAVRAAQQAGFEAAKPGALFSDVHQAAIAVIAERLADWGVLPVSAEQALDPVEGGQYRRWMVHGTSHHLGLDVHDCAQALREEYRGPLKPGMVITVEPGIYFKSTDLLLPEELRGIGVRIEDDILITADGYEILSDQLPRESADVEAWMAGLLA; via the coding sequence ATGGCTAACGGCGAGAAAGCGACCCTGACCAACCGACAGTCGCCCTTCTCGGACGCCTTCAAGCAGTTCATCTGCGAGGGTTGGGCGCCCTACAGCAGTGAGCCGCCCGCTCCACTGCCGGGCGCGGTGGCAGCGGCCGCGCATCGCAAGAAGCTCTCCGCGATCTATCCGGGCGAACGCCTGATCATTCCGGCCGGCAGTCTCAAGCCGCGCAGCAACGACTGCGACTACCCCTTCCGCCCGCATTCGGCCTTCACCTGGCTGACGGGTCTGGGCACCGACCGTGAGCCCGACGCCGTCTTGGTGATGGAGCCGGCCGCCGGTGGTCATACCTCGACGCTCTACTTCCACCCTCGCGTGCCGCGCACCGATGAGGAGTTCTACGGCAACCCGCGCTACGGCGAGATGTGGGTCGGCCAGCGCGAATCGCTGGATGAGATGGCCGCTTTGGGCCAACTGCGAACGGCGAACATCGATGAGCTGGAGCCCGCCCTGCAGAAGATGGCCTCGCAGACCCCCACGCGAATGCTGCGCGAGACCGACCCGAGCCTGGCAAACAAGCTCGACGCCTGGCGAGGACGTGGCGATCGCGAGGATGCCGAGTTGGTCGTCACCCTCAGCGAGCTGCGCCTGATCAAGGACGACTTCGAGGTCGCCCAGCTACGTCAGGCCTGCCAGGCGACCGCCGTCGGTTTCGAGGCCGTGGTGCGCGAACTGCCGAACGCGCTCGCCAAACCGCGCGGTGAGCGTTGGGTCGAGGGTGTCTTCGGTCTGCACGCCCGCCATCAGGGAAACGCAGTCGGCTACGACACGATCGCCGCGTCCGGCGACCACGCCAACACCCTGCACTGGATCCGCAACGATGGCGACCTGCACGACGGTGATCTGCTGCTGATGGACGCCGGAGTCGAACTCGACAGCCTGTTCACCGCCGACGTCACCCGCACGATGCCGGTGAACGGACGATTCACCGATGCCCAGCGCAAGGTCTACGATGCCGTGCGCGCCGCCCAACAGGCGGGTTTCGAAGCCGCCAAGCCGGGCGCACTGTTCTCCGACGTCCATCAGGCGGCCATCGCGGTCATCGCCGAACGGCTCGCGGACTGGGGCGTCCTGCCGGTGAGCGCCGAGCAGGCCCTCGACCCGGTCGAGGGCGGGCAATACCGTCGCTGGATGGTGCACGGCACCAGCCACCACCTGGGCCTGGATGTACACGACTGTGCGCAAGCGCTCCGCGAGGAGTACCGGGGGCCGCTGAAGCCGGGCATGGTGATCACCGTCGAGCCGGGCATCTACTTCAAGTCGACCGACCTGTTGCTGCCCGAAGAACTGCGCGGCATCGGCGTGCGCATCGAGGACGACATCCTCATCACCGCCGACGGCTACGAGATCCTCAGCGATCAACTGCCCCGTGAATCAGCCGACGTCGAAGCCTGGATGGCCGGCCTGCTGGCCTGA
- a CDS encoding general stress protein, which produces MNQQPPKSAQEIIKLKRPRSVAVYDDYVDAAHAVDYLADRQFPVATLAIVGTDLKSVERVTGSMTWGKVLLSGFLQGSTWAGMFAILMWLLQPGMSLLNLLAMGLLGFGLVGMAMSALQYRMRGRDRDYTSTTAIIATHYEVLAEAEYVDKARSLLSGGSAQTREVQPQPQAQSVTPPQQVDLNKLPPPAWPTSASPAAPGQTAGPGQAPASGQAAAAPAQQPAASSPGASNMSYGQYWSEGDAPGIGDVPKRFGGPAQPAVSEKPEGADHKPESADQKPEGADQADQGDAPKRVGGAAQPEESEKHQGPEQGSAQPPRRGDSAGPSGD; this is translated from the coding sequence ATGAACCAGCAACCACCCAAGTCGGCGCAAGAAATCATCAAGCTGAAGCGACCCAGGTCGGTCGCCGTCTACGACGACTACGTCGACGCTGCGCACGCCGTCGATTATCTTGCCGACCGGCAGTTCCCGGTGGCGACCCTGGCCATCGTGGGTACCGACCTGAAGAGCGTCGAGAGGGTCACCGGCAGCATGACCTGGGGCAAGGTGCTGCTGTCCGGCTTCCTGCAGGGGTCGACCTGGGCAGGCATGTTCGCCATCTTGATGTGGCTCCTGCAGCCCGGCATGAGCCTGCTCAACCTGCTGGCCATGGGCCTGCTCGGTTTCGGTCTGGTCGGCATGGCGATGTCGGCCCTGCAATACCGGATGCGTGGACGAGATCGTGACTACACGTCCACCACGGCGATCATCGCGACCCACTACGAGGTGCTCGCGGAGGCCGAATACGTCGACAAGGCACGCAGCCTGCTGAGTGGCGGCTCGGCGCAGACCCGCGAGGTCCAGCCGCAGCCGCAGGCCCAGTCGGTGACACCGCCGCAGCAAGTCGATCTGAACAAGCTGCCACCGCCGGCCTGGCCGACGAGTGCTTCGCCGGCCGCTCCCGGGCAGACCGCCGGGCCGGGGCAGGCCCCTGCATCCGGCCAGGCCGCAGCGGCCCCTGCGCAACAGCCGGCAGCATCGTCTCCAGGCGCGTCCAATATGTCCTACGGCCAGTACTGGAGCGAAGGCGACGCGCCCGGCATCGGCGATGTGCCGAAGCGTTTCGGCGGACCAGCCCAACCCGCGGTCTCCGAGAAGCCGGAAGGCGCAGACCACAAGCCGGAAAGCGCAGACCAGAAACCGGAAGGCGCAGACCAAGCAGACCAAGGCGACGCGCCCAAACGTGTCGGTGGCGCAGCCCAACCCGAAGAGTCCGAGAAACACCAAGGCCCCGAGCAAGGCTCGGCCCAGCCCCCGCGCCGAGGCGATTCGGCCGGTCCCTCGGGAGACTGA
- a CDS encoding HpcH/HpaI aldolase/citrate lyase family protein: MTKTQQPRPFRARRTVLAVPGSSERFIAKSRDLGVDCLFLDLEDAVAPAAKIAARDTIVAALNGGTWKAPTVTVRVNSWDTPWTTGDVMQVVSGGGAHIDALVLPKVTSAEQVVALDLVVSQVEASAGLEVGRIGFELQIEEALGLQHVDEIAAASARTETLVFGPGDYMASMGMRGLSVGSQIVGYQADAFHYALTRILIAARANGLQALDGPYVSIRDLPGFKVSAAKAAALGYDGKWVVHPSQVEAGNEIFTPDAAQIERAERIVAAYAAAGERAAGAVGAIVVDDEMVDEAGYKVAQALLAKTGHSDRV, translated from the coding sequence ATGACGAAGACGCAACAGCCACGGCCATTCCGTGCCCGCCGCACGGTATTGGCCGTTCCTGGTAGCTCCGAGCGGTTCATCGCAAAGTCGCGTGACCTCGGTGTTGACTGCTTGTTCCTTGATCTTGAAGATGCGGTGGCGCCTGCGGCCAAGATTGCCGCCCGTGACACGATCGTTGCTGCGCTGAACGGGGGCACCTGGAAGGCCCCGACCGTCACGGTGCGCGTGAACTCGTGGGATACGCCGTGGACCACCGGCGACGTCATGCAGGTGGTCAGTGGGGGAGGTGCTCATATTGACGCACTGGTGTTGCCGAAGGTGACGTCGGCGGAGCAGGTGGTCGCTCTCGATCTGGTGGTGAGCCAGGTGGAGGCGTCCGCTGGTCTGGAAGTCGGACGAATCGGGTTCGAACTGCAGATCGAGGAGGCGCTCGGGTTGCAGCATGTCGATGAAATCGCTGCCGCCAGCGCGCGCACCGAGACGTTGGTCTTCGGGCCGGGCGACTACATGGCGTCGATGGGTATGCGTGGACTGTCGGTCGGCAGCCAGATCGTCGGTTATCAGGCGGACGCCTTTCACTACGCGCTGACCCGGATTCTCATCGCGGCCCGGGCCAACGGCCTGCAGGCTCTCGATGGCCCCTATGTCTCGATCCGCGACCTGCCCGGCTTCAAGGTCTCGGCAGCCAAGGCGGCCGCGCTCGGCTACGACGGCAAATGGGTGGTCCATCCCAGCCAGGTCGAGGCCGGCAACGAGATCTTCACCCCGGACGCCGCTCAGATCGAGCGCGCCGAGCGCATCGTGGCGGCCTATGCCGCGGCCGGTGAACGCGCCGCCGGCGCCGTCGGTGCGATCGTGGTGGACGACGAGATGGTCGACGAGGCCGGATACAAGGTGGCCCAGGCGCTGCTCGCAAAGACGGGCCACAGCGACCGGGTGTAG
- a CDS encoding magnesium transporter MgtE N-terminal domain-containing protein, translated as MTNPSSVFISRLQGLQVMDAAGDQVGKVRDVVVQARLAGRPRVRGLVVELFARRRIFVPMTRVHAINPTQVSIVGVIDTRRFIRRASEILVMDDLFDRTITLEAKPSQIFDVAMIEVRNREWELSEVALREVTTTRRFGLPTTAKGPMTIEPWSLVASQVMNAEQTTDTKLAQLADMKPADVARELYDMDPERRAEIASALDDEQLADAFQELPENEQVELLQSLTIERAADVLDEMDPDDAADLINDLPDDMAEELLDRMEPEEAADVRSLLKYEDLTAGGMMTPEPVVLGADNTVAEALARVRNEELTPALASMVFITRQPHDTPSGRYLGAVHVQRLLREPPSLQIGQMIDSVLEPLVTSADISQVSRYFATYNLVVAPVINKDHQLVGAVTVDDLLDHMLPPDWRGDQMEGNESEVKEDEHGRELPPR; from the coding sequence GTGACCAATCCTTCCTCGGTTTTCATCAGCCGCCTGCAGGGATTGCAGGTCATGGACGCCGCTGGCGATCAGGTCGGCAAAGTCCGCGATGTCGTCGTGCAGGCGCGACTGGCCGGTCGTCCCAGAGTGCGCGGGCTGGTGGTCGAACTGTTCGCGCGGCGGCGGATCTTCGTGCCCATGACCCGGGTGCACGCCATCAACCCCACCCAGGTCTCGATCGTCGGTGTCATCGACACCCGCCGATTCATCAGGCGCGCCTCCGAGATCCTGGTGATGGACGATCTGTTCGATCGCACCATCACCCTGGAAGCCAAACCGTCACAGATCTTCGACGTGGCGATGATCGAAGTCCGCAACCGGGAATGGGAACTCAGCGAGGTCGCTCTGCGTGAGGTCACCACCACCCGGCGATTCGGTTTGCCCACCACCGCCAAGGGCCCTATGACGATCGAGCCATGGTCTTTGGTGGCCTCGCAGGTGATGAACGCCGAGCAGACCACCGACACCAAGCTCGCCCAACTGGCCGACATGAAGCCCGCCGACGTGGCGCGCGAGCTTTACGACATGGACCCGGAGCGGCGGGCCGAGATCGCCAGCGCGCTGGACGACGAACAGTTGGCCGACGCCTTCCAGGAGCTTCCCGAGAACGAACAGGTTGAGCTGCTGCAGTCGTTGACCATCGAGCGGGCAGCCGATGTGCTCGACGAGATGGACCCCGACGATGCCGCCGACCTCATCAATGACCTACCGGACGATATGGCCGAGGAGCTGCTCGACCGGATGGAACCGGAGGAGGCCGCCGACGTCCGCAGCCTGCTGAAATACGAGGACCTCACCGCGGGTGGCATGATGACCCCCGAACCGGTGGTGCTGGGCGCCGACAATACGGTGGCCGAGGCGCTGGCCCGGGTACGCAACGAGGAACTGACTCCGGCGCTGGCGTCCATGGTGTTCATCACCAGACAGCCGCATGACACCCCATCGGGACGATACCTGGGCGCGGTGCACGTGCAGCGGCTGCTGCGAGAACCTCCCAGCCTGCAGATCGGCCAGATGATCGACTCCGTCTTGGAGCCACTGGTCACCTCCGCGGATATCTCGCAGGTGAGCCGGTACTTTGCCACCTACAACCTGGTGGTCGCCCCCGTGATCAACAAGGATCACCAGCTGGTGGGTGCGGTCACCGTCGACGACCTGCTCGACCACATGCTGCCCCCCGACTGGCGCGGCGATCAGATGGAGGGTAACGAATCCGAAGTGAAGGAGGACGAGCATGGCCGAGAACTCCCGCCACGATGA
- a CDS encoding DUF1003 domain-containing protein, with product MAENSRHDEDRLNTPGRRSSISWPRRLRLNEDWFGRLAEWIARRMGSPGFLMGMTVFVTAWIAFNVVGIFGWQWDPYPFILLNLAFSTQASYSAPLILLAQNRQEDRDRLSLNEDRRVAAQSRADMDFLAREIAALRSSMGELSTRDFVRGELRDQLRELLTDLESDDPRAADEISPGQGDPA from the coding sequence ATGGCCGAGAACTCCCGCCACGATGAGGACCGTCTGAATACCCCGGGCCGTCGTTCGTCCATCAGCTGGCCGCGCCGGCTGCGCCTGAACGAGGACTGGTTCGGACGCCTCGCCGAGTGGATCGCCCGGAGGATGGGCAGCCCCGGATTTCTCATGGGCATGACCGTCTTCGTCACCGCCTGGATCGCGTTCAATGTGGTCGGGATCTTCGGCTGGCAGTGGGACCCGTATCCCTTCATCCTGCTGAACCTGGCGTTCTCGACCCAAGCCTCGTATTCGGCACCACTGATCCTGCTCGCCCAGAACCGGCAGGAGGACCGCGACCGCCTGAGTCTGAACGAAGACCGCCGGGTCGCCGCGCAGAGCCGGGCCGATATGGACTTCCTGGCCCGCGAGATCGCCGCGCTGCGCAGCAGCATGGGCGAGCTGTCGACCCGCGACTTCGTCCGTGGTGAACTGCGCGACCAATTGCGCGAGTTGCTCACCGATCTCGAATCCGACGACCCCCGCGCTGCGGACGAGATAAGTCCAGGCCAAGGCGATCCGGCTTGA
- a CDS encoding Mrp/NBP35 family ATP-binding protein, whose protein sequence is MSKSNPVLANVREALSTVIDPEIRRPITDLGMVDDLTIDANGVLHVTVLLTVAGCPLRNTIEQDVTNAVTKVPGVTGLQLTIGAMNAEQRAALTSKLRGGAPAPVIPFAQPGSLTRVIAVASGKGGVGKSSMTVNLALALAKQGYHVGLLDADIYGHSVPDLLGIPEDARPTMVDSMIMPVPVEYVSADGKKAVLKVISMGMLKESRDQVIAWRGPILDRALTQLLAEVFWGDLDFFLIDLPPGTGDVAMSIGQKLPGSDMIVVTTPQPSVAWVSERAGTMGSMLHQNVIGVIENMSWFETVCPHCDQPHRVEIFGSGGGQQTADALTDRLAHDVPLLAQIPMVYALGAGAEINAPIVIAYPDSPAAEAINDVAEHLVTTKTSLAGKPLGLITN, encoded by the coding sequence GTGAGCAAATCCAACCCGGTACTGGCCAACGTGCGCGAAGCGCTGTCGACGGTGATTGACCCGGAAATCAGGCGGCCGATCACCGATCTGGGCATGGTCGACGATCTGACCATCGACGCCAACGGCGTCCTGCATGTCACGGTCCTACTGACGGTTGCCGGCTGCCCGCTGCGCAACACCATCGAACAAGACGTCACCAACGCCGTCACCAAGGTTCCTGGGGTGACCGGACTTCAGCTGACGATCGGAGCGATGAACGCCGAACAGCGAGCGGCGCTCACCTCGAAACTGCGCGGCGGAGCCCCCGCCCCGGTGATCCCGTTCGCCCAGCCGGGCTCGCTTACGCGGGTGATCGCGGTCGCCTCCGGCAAGGGCGGCGTCGGCAAGAGCTCCATGACCGTCAATCTCGCCCTGGCCCTCGCCAAGCAGGGGTACCACGTCGGCCTGCTGGACGCCGACATCTATGGCCACTCGGTCCCCGATCTGCTGGGCATCCCCGAGGACGCCCGCCCGACCATGGTCGACTCGATGATCATGCCGGTGCCGGTTGAGTACGTCAGCGCCGACGGCAAGAAGGCGGTGCTGAAGGTCATCAGCATGGGCATGCTCAAGGAGTCCCGTGACCAGGTGATCGCCTGGCGCGGACCGATCCTCGACCGGGCCCTCACCCAGCTGCTCGCCGAGGTGTTCTGGGGCGATCTCGATTTCTTCCTCATCGATCTGCCGCCCGGCACCGGAGATGTGGCGATGTCGATCGGCCAGAAGCTGCCCGGCAGCGACATGATCGTGGTCACGACCCCCCAGCCCAGCGTGGCCTGGGTCAGCGAGCGCGCAGGGACCATGGGCTCGATGCTGCACCAGAACGTGATCGGCGTCATCGAGAACATGAGCTGGTTCGAGACCGTCTGCCCGCATTGCGACCAACCGCACCGGGTGGAGATCTTCGGGAGCGGCGGCGGTCAGCAGACCGCGGACGCACTGACTGACCGCTTGGCACATGACGTGCCGCTACTCGCCCAGATCCCGATGGTCTACGCCCTGGGAGCCGGCGCCGAGATCAACGCTCCCATCGTCATCGCGTACCCCGACTCCCCCGCCGCGGAAGCCATCAATGACGTCGCCGAACATCTGGTTACGACGAAAACGTCCCTGGCAGGCAAGCCGCTGGGCCTGATCACCAACTGA